One genomic window of Ruminococcus gauvreauii includes the following:
- a CDS encoding ABC transporter ATP-binding protein has protein sequence MDYILTTNQLTKIYGDNAAVSHLNMHVKRGSIYGFLGPNGSGKSTTMKMMMNLVKPTEGSITMFGKSLEENSADILRRVSAMIETPAFYGNLSAEQTLQIHCEYMGYYKTEDCQKTLELVGLTGTGRKPVRKFSMGMKQRLGIARAILTHPEVLILDEPINGLDPEGALQIRSLLKRLNREDGTTILISSHILSEIEQIADTVGILKKGKLIKEVTMEEVYAVSGSYTELEVSDVRKAGYVLEEVMKISNYRVISDSVVRIYEEGVDNNVLADALLRQQVGIKGISVRHLTLEEYFHQMIGGEGYDALS, from the coding sequence ATGGATTATATATTGACGACAAATCAACTGACAAAGATCTACGGAGATAACGCTGCCGTATCACATCTGAATATGCATGTGAAGCGTGGGAGCATCTATGGCTTCCTGGGGCCGAATGGATCCGGGAAAAGTACGACCATGAAGATGATGATGAACCTGGTGAAGCCGACGGAGGGAAGCATCACCATGTTCGGCAAAAGCCTGGAGGAGAATTCAGCCGATATTCTGCGCCGCGTATCAGCTATGATCGAGACGCCTGCATTTTACGGCAATCTATCGGCGGAACAGACGCTGCAGATTCATTGTGAATACATGGGCTATTACAAGACGGAGGACTGTCAGAAGACGCTGGAACTGGTCGGGCTCACGGGAACGGGCAGAAAACCTGTGCGCAAATTCTCCATGGGGATGAAGCAGCGGCTGGGTATCGCCAGGGCAATCCTGACACACCCGGAGGTTCTGATCCTTGATGAACCGATCAACGGACTTGACCCTGAAGGGGCGCTCCAGATACGTTCTCTGCTGAAGCGACTGAACAGAGAGGACGGCACGACGATTCTGATCTCCAGCCATATCCTCTCAGAGATTGAACAGATCGCGGACACAGTCGGCATCCTGAAGAAAGGGAAGCTGATCAAAGAGGTTACCATGGAGGAAGTGTACGCCGTGAGCGGCAGTTATACGGAGCTGGAAGTGAGCGACGTGCGCAAAGCGGGATACGTGCTGGAGGAAGTCATGAAAATCAGCAACTACCGGGTGATTTCTGATTCGGTTGTCCGTATCTATGAGGAGGGTGTGGACAACAATGTGCTTGCCGACGCACTGCTCAGACAGCAGGTGGGGATCAAGGGGATTTCCGTCAGGCATTTGACGCTGGAAGAGTATTTTCATCAGATGATAGGAGGGGAAGGATATGATGCACTTAGTTAA
- a CDS encoding sensor histidine kinase → MVYVLLGTNLILLIILCCQWAVRRKQKRQLWYLGRKLREIRMEESRERILIPDAKEELREVCTELNCFLEAKEEAERDFRSRESAIRMMLSNVSHDLKTPLTVVLGYVEMLRERRPQEEMIGKVDAKVQEVLALVNQFFDLAKLKSGDRQLRAEPVNVSAVCRNTVLQFYQMMTNMQFQVELVIPEIPVYIMGDEDALTRVLENLISNAVKYGAEGRYFGMSMWTADGDVCIRVTDHGRGIPARHKDAVFERMYTLEDSRSRNFQGSGLGLAISKTLTERMKGKIVLESIPWKHTDFTVSFPQVFPT, encoded by the coding sequence ATGGTTTATGTGCTGCTTGGAACAAATCTGATTCTTCTGATCATCCTGTGCTGCCAGTGGGCTGTGCGCAGGAAGCAGAAGAGGCAGCTTTGGTACCTCGGGAGAAAACTGCGTGAAATCAGGATGGAAGAAAGCCGTGAGCGTATTCTGATCCCGGACGCAAAAGAGGAGCTGCGGGAAGTATGCACGGAGCTGAACTGTTTTCTGGAGGCGAAGGAAGAGGCGGAAAGAGACTTCAGGTCACGGGAATCGGCGATCCGCATGATGCTGTCCAATGTCTCTCATGATTTGAAAACGCCGCTGACCGTGGTGCTCGGCTACGTGGAGATGCTGAGAGAACGCAGGCCGCAGGAGGAGATGATCGGGAAGGTGGATGCAAAGGTACAGGAAGTCCTGGCGCTGGTCAATCAGTTTTTTGATCTGGCAAAGCTTAAATCGGGTGATAGACAGCTGAGGGCAGAACCCGTCAATGTATCTGCCGTCTGCAGGAATACGGTCCTGCAGTTTTACCAGATGATGACGAACATGCAGTTTCAGGTAGAACTTGTCATACCTGAGATACCGGTCTATATAATGGGAGACGAGGACGCTCTGACAAGAGTGCTGGAGAACCTGATATCGAACGCCGTAAAGTATGGAGCAGAAGGGCGCTATTTTGGGATGAGCATGTGGACGGCGGACGGGGATGTGTGTATCAGGGTGACAGATCACGGAAGGGGAATCCCCGCCAGGCATAAGGATGCTGTTTTTGAGCGCATGTATACGCTGGAGGATTCCAGAAGCCGGAACTTTCAGGGCAGCGGACTCGGGCTTGCGATCTCAAAGACTTTGACAGAACGGATGAAGGGAAAGATTGTGCTGGAGAGTATTCCCTGGAAACACACGGATTTTACAGTGTCATTTCCGCAGGTATTTCCAACTTGA
- a CDS encoding response regulator transcription factor — MQRILLIEDDKGISDMVAEYLLNEGFTVEQAFDGDSALRYFKEDTFDLVLLDIMIPFLDGMQVMKEIRRNSVVPILIISARDSESDKAMGLGFGADDYITKPFSLVELTARIKANLRRTTRYSQPQEDPDTKICYKELMLDTQGYEVYGDGKRIALTGKEFEILCLLAGHPQRIYTKEQIYSAVWKEPYYGEEHVINVHVNRLRSKLGEALPGRQYIRTVWGIGYRMEE, encoded by the coding sequence ATGCAGCGAATTTTACTGATAGAGGATGATAAGGGGATCAGCGATATGGTGGCGGAGTATCTGCTGAATGAAGGATTCACAGTTGAGCAGGCATTTGACGGAGACAGTGCACTCCGGTATTTTAAGGAAGATACATTTGACCTGGTGCTGCTTGACATAATGATTCCGTTTCTTGACGGAATGCAGGTAATGAAGGAGATTCGCAGAAACAGTGTCGTGCCGATCCTTATCATCAGTGCCAGGGACAGTGAGAGTGATAAGGCGATGGGGCTTGGATTCGGAGCGGATGATTATATCACGAAACCGTTCTCCCTGGTAGAACTGACTGCCAGAATCAAGGCAAATCTCAGACGGACAACCCGATACAGTCAGCCGCAGGAGGATCCGGATACGAAAATCTGTTATAAAGAACTGATGCTCGATACGCAGGGCTATGAAGTTTATGGAGACGGAAAACGAATCGCGCTGACGGGCAAGGAGTTTGAGATTCTTTGTCTTCTGGCGGGGCATCCGCAGAGAATTTATACAAAGGAGCAGATCTATTCGGCAGTGTGGAAGGAACCGTACTACGGGGAAGAACATGTGATCAATGTACACGTGAACCGCCTTCGCAGCAAGCTGGGCGAAGCGCTCCCGGGACGGCAGTACATCCGCACGGTGTGGGGAATCGGTTACCGAATGGAGGAATGA
- the rpsI gene encoding 30S ribosomal protein S9, translating into MASAKYYGTGRRKKSIARVYLVPGTGKITINKRDIDEYLGLETLKVIVRQPLTATDSVDKFDVLVNVHGGGYTGQAGAIRHGIARALLQADSDFRPILKKAGYLTRDPRMKERKKYGLKAARRAPQFSKR; encoded by the coding sequence ATGGAACAGGCAGAAGAAAGAAATCGATCGCAAGAGTATATTTAGTACCGGGAACGGGAAAGATTACGATCAATAAAAGAGATATTGACGAGTATTTAGGACTGGAAACACTGAAAGTTATCGTTCGCCAGCCTCTGACGGCGACGGATTCCGTTGATAAATTTGATGTACTGGTAAACGTACACGGCGGCGGATACACCGGACAGGCAGGTGCGATCAGACACGGCATCGCAAGAGCGCTGCTTCAGGCTGATTCTGATTTCAGACCGATTCTGAAAAAAGCAGGATACCTGACACGTGACCCGAGAATGAAAGAGAGAAAGAAATACGGTCTCAAGGCTGCACGTCGTGCACCACAGTTCTCAAAGAGATAG